In a single window of the Coffea eugenioides isolate CCC68of chromosome 3, Ceug_1.0, whole genome shotgun sequence genome:
- the LOC113766124 gene encoding putative late blight resistance protein homolog R1B-14 yields MEMVSTCSIDRVLLDLELLLNSFRSRDDPYHDRVLLDRVRDAIKRMKFLKTFVICARKWSHCNDLYLESDNVVKKVSLPSFLSCIEDTVHSLFLVLKSDARDVRYVGNEVFPKLLKQIKSFKQEIIQVYFTLASSRSLESNSCMPADELIEFIDLILQNLADLTTSDLCIFDMDPQVIAQFQALEEKLTFLKSFIPFAKLRGTADIPALLLAHFEVMALNAARLSYMCSFWDDEERHNPEFCSMIYEQQQKITAVDFQVFGIHMEVLRATRSSKSLHDRMMDKQILNNFNDSLISCLWELLCCSSSFVDSMKDEMRILYAGLRFLRSILRELQEKMDEQNEKIGALLSEAGIIICSPSLNGVKEGEVRFSESTEALDCYDMLANTNIHIKHFKDQISGSSIIESLPSFHSLRAPEVSKTSSHMLSKGKMPIAHEVMVGLDDEAGEITTLTRLIWGPEHVEIVPIVGMAGLGKTTLAQKVYNDSSVICNFHIRLWCTVSQAYNMKNVLLQILCSEGKHSRMDDEFQNLDEHALLEKLYKKLKENRYLVVFDDVWDIKVWNELRISFPDDKKGSKIIFTSRFSNVASQVEYGGKPHYLRPLGEKESFELLQKKVFGKEDCPQALHGLGMEIAEKCRGLPLALVVVAGVLATIEHDIWVWEKFAKSLTLTMVSGTDQCKKSLELSYEHLPYHLKACLLYFAAFREDEKISAENLMRLWIAEGFVEKIEGKRSEGIAEEYLMDLIGRNLVMVSKSRSIGGVKTCYIHDLIFEFCKGEAKEKNFLQVLRGYDELSTFNEPPNLPRLSICSSGEDFRKSKLFCPYLGTLFVDGTPGYNEFQFHNISFLFYIYKHLKVLKLEGINLRLKELPTEVESLLCLRYLALEAERMKFIPPSIAKLSHLETFCLDSTAVVSLPDSIWNMKKLMHVHVRPVFDIRLSSNDNVVENLSTLPNLDTLSTLFLYRDIENILRRILNVRRLKILYVRQQNRVCCNMSRLVCLESLTLDGHGSFDSLEYVELSFPMNLKKLCLFNLGLPCRKMSLIEQLPNLEVLKLRQWSMEGQKWELMEGGFPKLKVLTLEDVKVMEWAQTDPDSDDYFPCLQQLNLYGISNLEMVPACLGRISTLETIRVLRCVDGVKSLAREIEEAQKNYGNENLKIIIID; encoded by the exons ATGGAGATGgtctccacttgcagcatcgatCGGGTCTTACTTGATCTAGAGTTGCTCCTGAACAGCTTCCGAAGCCGGGATGATCCTTACCATGATCGGGTCTTACTTGATCGTGTTCGTGATGCAATCAAACGcatgaaatttctcaaaacATTTGTTATCTGTGCAAGAAAGTGGAGCCACTGCAATGATTTGTACTTGGAATCTGATAATGTAGTGAAGAAGGTGAGTCTTCCATCTTTCTTATCTTGCATTGAAGATACCGTTCACTCTCTTTTCCTTGTGTTGAAATCTGATGCACGTGACGTACGTTATGTTGGCAATGAAGTGTTCCCCAAATTGTTGAAACAAATCAAATCATTTAAGCAAGAAATCATCCAAGTTTACTTCACTTTGGCGAGCAGCAGATCATTGGAATCAAATTCTTGCATGCCAGCTGATGAACTAATAGAATTTATCGACCTTATTCTACAAAATCTAGCGGATTTAACAACTAGCGATTTGTGTATTTTTGATATGGATCCCCAAGTTATTGCTCAATTCCAAGCCCTTGAAGAAAAGCTAACATTCTTGAAAAGCTTCATACCCTTTGCCAAATTGCGAGGAACTGCAGATATTCCTGCTTTGCTATTGGCTCACTTTGAAGTGATGGCTTTGAACGCAGCACGCCTCTCTTACATGTGTTCTTTTTGGGATGATGAGGAACGGCACAATCCTGAGTTCTGCTCCATGATATATGAGCAACAACAGAAAATCACAGCTGTTGATTTTCAAGTCTTTGGGATTCACATGGAAGTTCTTAGAGCTACAAGGTCCTCAAAATCATTGCATGATAGAATGATGGATAAGCAGATATTGAACAACTTCAATGATTCTCTGATAAGTTGTCTCTGGGAGCTGTTATGCTGCAGCTCTAGCTTTGTGGATTCTATGAAAGATGAAATGCGAATACTCTATGCAGGTCTGAGGTTTTTGAGAAGCATTTTAAGGGAGCTGCAGGAGAAGATGGATGAGCAAAACGAAAAAATTGGTGCTCTTCTTAGTGAGGCAGGCATTATAATTTGCTCGCCCTCTCTAAACGGAGTGAAGGAAGGAGAAGTTAGATTCTCAGAATCCACAGAGGCCCTTGACTGTTATGATATGCTGGCTAATACCAACATCCATATCAAGCATTTTAAGGATCAGATCAGTGGCTCAAGCATTATTGAAAGTCTTCCTTCCTTTCATAGCTTAAGAGCGCCAGAAGTTAGCAAGACTTCCAGCCACATGCTATCAAAAGGTAAAATGCCAATAGCCCATGAAGTCATGGTTGGTCTTGATGATGAGGCAGGAGAA ataaccaccctaacaCGACTTATATGGGGACCAGAACATGTGGAAATTGTTCCCATTGTGGGAATGGCTGGGCTTGGTAAGACAACTTTAGCCCaaaaagtttacaatgataGTTCAGTAATCTGTAACTTCCACATTCGTCTTTGGTGTACTGTTTCTCAAGCCTATAACATGAAAAATGTGTTACTTCAAATTTTGTGCTCTGAAGGCAAACATTCCAGGATGGATGATGAGTTTCAAAATCTGGATGAACATGCGCTGCTTGAAAAGCTCTACAAAAAGCTAAAGGAGAATCGGtatcttgttgtttttgatGATGTCTGGGACATTAAGGTATGGAATGAGCTGAGAATTTCATTCCCGGATGACAAGAAAGGAAGTAAAATCATCTTCACGAGCCGATTTTCTAATGTGGCTTCACAGGTTGAATATGGGGGGAAACCTCACTATCTTCGCCCGCTCGGTGAGAAAGAAAGTTTTGAATTACTGCAGAAGAAGgtttttggaaaagaagattgTCCTCAAGCATTGCATGGGTTGGGAATGGAGATTGCCGAAAAGTGCAGGGGATTGCCACTTGCACTCGTTGTTGTAGCTGGGGTCCTAGCAACTATAGAGCATGATATTTGGGTTTGGGAAAAATTTGCTAAAAGTTTAACTTTAACCATGGTGTCTGGTACAGACCAGTGCAAGAAGTCGTTGGAGCTCAGTTATGAGCATTTACCATATCACTTGAAGGCATGCCTGCTGTATTTTGCTGCATTTCGAGAAGATGAAAAAATTAGTGCGGAGAATTTGATGCGTCTCTGGATTGCAGAAGGGTTTGTggaaaaaattgaaggaaagagATCAGAGGGCATTGCAGAAGAATATCTGATGGACCTTATTGGTCGAAACTTAGTTATGGTAAGTAAAAGCAGATCCATTGGTGGAGTCAAAACTTGTTACATTCACGATTTGATATTTGAGTTCTGTAAGGGCGAGgcgaaagaaaagaattttcttcAGGTTTTGCGAGGATATGATGAGCTTTCTACCTTTAATGAGCCTCCCAACCTACCTCGGTTGTCCATTTGCTCCAGTGGAGAAGATTTTAGGAAGTCAAAGCTATTTTGCCCATATTTAGGTACTCTATTCGTTGATGGTACTCCAGGATATAATGAGTTTCAGTTCCATAACATCTCCTTCCTTTTTTACATCTACAAACATCTTAAAGTTCTGAAGTTAGAGGGCATTAACCTAAGGCTGAAAGAGCTTCCAACTGAAGTCGAATCACTTCTTTGTTTAAGGTACTTAGCCCTTGAAGCAGAGCGCATGAAATTCATTCCACCATCTATAGCCAAGCTCTCACATTTGGAAACCTTCTGTCTGGATTCTACAGCGGTTGTTTCATTGCCAGATAGCATCTGGAACATGAAGAAGTTGATGCATGTACATGTAAGACCCGTTTTTGATATTCGTCTGTCTTCCAACGACAATGTTGTTGAAAACCTCTCTACTTTACCCAATTTAGACACACTCTCTACTCTGTTTCTTTATCGTGACATTGAGAACATATTGAGAAGGATTCTCAACGTTCGCCGACTTAAAATTTTATATGTGCGGCAACAAAATAGAGTATGCTGCAACATGAGTCGACTAGTGTGCCTAGAATCACTCACCTTAGATGGCCACGGCTCCTTTGATTCGCTGGAATATGTGGAGCTTTCTTTTCCCatgaatttgaagaagttgTGTCTTTTCAATCTGGGTCTTCCCTGTAGAAAAATGTCATTGATTGAACAACTACCCAATCTTGAAGTCCTCAAATTAAGACAGTGGTCAATGGAGGGCCAAAAATGGGAGCTGATGGAAGGAGGATTCCCTAAACTCAAGGTCTTGACATTAGAAGATGTAAAGGTTATGGAGTGGGCACAGACAGACCCTGACAGTGATGATTACTTCCCGTGCCTTCAGCAATTAAATCTCTACGGAATTTCTAATTTGGAAATGGTGCCTGCTTGTTTAGGCCGTATATCAACTCTTGAAACAATTAGAGTGCTACGTTGTGTAGATGGTGTCAAATCTTTGGCACGGGAAATTGAAGAAGCACAAAAAAATTATGGAAATGAGAATCTGAAGATCATCATCATAGATTGA